A genomic stretch from Anopheles nili chromosome X, idAnoNiliSN_F5_01, whole genome shotgun sequence includes:
- the LOC128729143 gene encoding uncharacterized protein LOC128729143 → MWRSGRGPTPMGAHRVVLIAFCYLIRLATPTNEIWPVERPDGMPSITALEVMCGKDHMDVHLSFSAPFEGIVSSKGQHSDPRCIYVPPSTGKTFFTFRISYSRCGTKPDLNGQFYENTVVVQYDKDLLEVWDEAKRLRCEWFNDYEKTASKPPMVIADLDVIQLDFRGDNVDCWMEIQQGKGPWAPAVSGIVPLGSTMTLVVAINDFRGEFDMRVKSCVASDGAGHVIKLSDEYGCVLRPKMISRFLKARAPDDKASVITYAFFHAFKFPDALSVHIKCKVEICRHGCLDHCQHSGVPVGGTPGVPVGGKQHEVLERKDTLVNHNSNDILAGESGEDLDSGMNGQDVYYDDIIHSEKHLNQYKKPPPAQPAKKKDNYLQYHHHNREPMDDIESLFLSDHSALSADMMKKQSPPMTQGAGPAPGMPGMPGMPGMPGLPGMPGVGMGPGKYPPQSLQQMSQKTMPGPGTPMDDDKFPHGPRQMDAEKRMGLPAVAGPRALNLDAEDVQNQSYNQAGVRSRQRRSVRVTDRKARSADIGVSGIYEVISEADLAFNPDSKQEAVTVFQGKITEEVVYGICMPVPGFSILFILVISATIISALIAGSLLYRYQLQKEMIANRSQGPNAPINSIATWMTLRLFRSRPNGPVVGGAGVRPMELNASNQ, encoded by the exons ATGTGGCGCTCCGGGAGGGGTCCTACCCCGATGGGGGCCCATCGAGTCGTTCTGATCGCGTTCTGCTACCTG ATCCGATTAGCAACACCGACAAATGAGATATGGCCCGTCGAACGCCCCGATGGAATGCCTTCCATAACAGCACTAGAGGTGATGTGCGGTAAAGATCACATGGACGTTCACCTGTCATTCTCGGCGCCATTCGAAGGAATTGTCAGCTCGAAAG GCCAACACAGCGATCCGAGATGCATCTACGTGCCACCCTCGACGGGGAAAACCTTCTTCACCTTTCGTATCTCGTACTCGCGCTGCGGCACCAAACCGGATTTGAATGGGCAGTTTTACGAAAACACCGTTGTCGTGCAGTACGACAAGGACCTGCTTGAGGTGTGGGATGAAGCGAAGCGGTTGCGGTGCGAGTGGTTCAACGACTACGAGAAGACAGCTTCCAAGCCACCCATGGTGATTGCTGATCTTGATGTGATTCAGCTGGATTTTAGAG GTGACAATGTGGACTGTTGGATGGAGATCCAGCAGGGCAAGGGACCCTGGGCACCTGCAGTGAGTGGTATTGTGCCACTCGGATCCACTATGACGCTGGTAGTGGCGATCAACGATTTCCGCGGTGAGTTTGATATGCGTGTCAAGTCCTGCGTGGCGTCTGACGGAGCGGGCCATGTGATCAAGCTGTCCGATGAGTACGGTTGCGTGCTGCGGCCCAAGATGATCTCCCGCTTCTTGAAGGCTCGTGCGCCCGATGACAAGGCGTCTGTCATCACGTACGCGTTCTTCCATGCGTTCAAGTTCCCGGATGCGCTCAGTGTTCACATCAAGTGTAAGGTAGAGATTTGCCGCCATGGTTGTCTGGATCACTGCCAGCACAGTGGAGTTCCAGTTGGAGGCACCCCAGGTGTTCCTGTGGGAGGAAAGCAGCACGAAGTACTAGAACGCAAGGACACACTTGTCAATCACAACAGCAATGACATCCTGGCCGGAGAATCCGGAGAGGATCTCGATTCGGGAATGAACGGGCAGGACGTGTACTACGACGATATCATCCACTCAGAGAAGCATCTCAACCAGTACaagaaaccaccaccagctcagCCGGCTAAGAAAAAGGACAACTATCTGCAGTATCACCACCACAACCGGGAACCGATGGATGATATCGAGTCGCTGTTCCTGAGCGATCACTCCGCGCTCTCGGCTGATATGATGAAGAAGCAGTCTCCACCGATGACACAGGGAGCTGGACCTGCTCCGGGAATGCCGGGTATGCCTGGAATGCCGGGAATGCCAGGTCTACCGGGCATGCCAGGTGTCGGAATGGGTCCAGGAAAGTACCCACCACAGTCACTGCAACAGATGTCCCAAAAGACCATGCCCGGTCCGGGAACACCAATGGATGACGACAAGTTCCCACATGGACCACGCCAGATGGACGCAGAAAAGCGCATGGGTCTACCAGCTGTTGCAGGTCCACGAGCACTCAACCTTGACGCAGAGGACGTGCAGAACCAGAGCTACAACCAAGCTGGAGTTCGATCTCGCCAACGACGGTCTGTGCGTGTCACAGATCGCAAGGCACGATCTGCGGACATCGGTGTGAGTGGTATCTACGAAGTCATCTCGGAGGCAGACCTTGCCTTCAACCCAGACAGCAAGCAGGAAGCCGTGACGGTGTTCCAGGGCAAGATCACGGAAGAGGTGGTTTACGGCATCTGCATGCCGGTGCCAGGCTTCAGCATCCTGTTCATTCTGGTCATCTCGGCGACCATCATTTCCGCACTGATTGCCGGTTCGCTGCTGTACAGATACCAGCTGCAGAAGGAGATGATCGCGAATCGATCGCAGGGTCCAAACGCACCGATCAACTCGATCGCCACGTGGATGACGTTACGTTTGTTCCGTTCGCGGCCCAACGGTCCTGTGGTCGGTGGGGCCGGTGTTCGTCCAATGGAGCTGAATGCCAGCAACCAGTGA